The genomic segment ATGGGCAACCCCACCAAGTTCAAGATGGAATCAACAGTTGCAGGGCAAACGACAGTTACTATATTTAACGGCACACGATATTACTTGTATATGCCAGATTCCAAATCGGCCATGGTGATAACAGTGCCGCCGGCGCAACCCAGCGATGCCAACTCCACAACCCAGTATAATCCGAAGTATGTCGGTTCCAAAACGGTCAACGGCTACGCCTGCGCGGGTTTCGAATACACCGCTTCGGGTGTCCTGACCACCATGTGGATATCAACGCAATACGGCGTCGCAGTGGAAATAACGTCTTCCACAGGAACAATAGATTATTCCAATTTCAACTTTGCCGCGTTGCCGGATTCCACATTCGAGTTACCGGCTGGCACTACAATAATTACCTTCTAATTTTACTATTAGTTTAAATGTAGAAAGGGGGCAGCCATTGGCTGCCCCTCTTGTTGATAATCAAAGTTAGTTGGTTTGGGTCAGAAAAGCAGTAGATTAAATCATCCACTCCACATCATTCTCATCCCCGTTGCTGCCCTGGCTGAACTCTTTAACGATACGGCGCACGTGCTGGCGCAGCTCGTCCGGGGGCACCGTAATCCCCGAACCCTTTTCCAGTTTTTTAAGGCGCTCTTCCAGTTTTGTCTGCTCGTTAAGCACCAGGCGGATGGCTTCGGCCACCGGGTCGGGCAGTTTGCCGTGCTCCAGGTCGACCACCATCTTGCGGTGTTCTTCCACGATGTGACCGGGCACTCCCACGACCGTGGCGCCGGCGGGTACGGGCCGGGTAACCACCGAGCCGGCTCCGACCTTGGCCCCGTCGCCGATGGTGATGGCGCCCAGTATAATCGCCCCCGCCCCTATTACCACGCCGCTGCCGATGGTGGGGTGGCGCTTGCCCTTGTTGAGCGTGGTGCCGGCCAGCTCGGTCCCGGCGTACATCAGCACATCGTCGCCGATTTCCGAAGTCTCTCCTATGACGACGCCAGCGCCGTGGTCGATGAAGAAACGCCGGCCGATTTTAGCGCCGGGGTGAATCTCGATGTTGGTGAAAAAACGGCTGCATTGCGACACCATGCGTCCGGCCAGCTTCAAATGGTGCGTCCACATCCAGTGCGCCACCCGGTGGTTCCACAGCGCGTGCAGGCCGGGGTAGCAGGTGAGCACCTCCAGCCAGCTGCGCGCCGCCGGGTCCTTGGCGAAGACGTTCTGGATATCCTCTCTCATTCTGACGCACACGGGCTTGCTCCTCCGGCGCTGGCGCCTTCGATTTCATCTTCCAGCCAGGCAAGGTAGTCCGGGCTGCCGCCGTCTATGGGCAAAGCGATTACTTCCGGCACCTGGTAGGAATGATTGGCTTTAACAAGCGCTATTATATCATGCAGAAGCGACCTTCTGGTCTTGACTATCATCAGGCTCTCGGTGCCGCTCTCTATCTTGCCCTGCCAGCGATAAAGAGTGCTTACTCCGGGTATGATATTGACGCAGGCGGCTTTCTTTTGTTCCAGCAGCAGGCCTGCCAGCTTGCGCGCCTCGGTCTCGTCTTTGGTCGTGATGTGCACCGCGATAAAGCCATCGTTTTCGGCCATATTATACCACCTGCAGCATGCGCTCGACCGCGGTTTTCGCCTTGACGCGGACATCCTCCGGCACTACCACCCGCGGTTTCATATCTTCCAGACACCACAACACCTTTTCCAGCGTGGTGAGCTTCATGTTGGGGCAGACGGCCTGCGGGCACACGGGTATAAAATCCTTGCCGGGATTTTCTTTTTGCAGGCGGTGGATTATGCCCAGTTCGGTTCCGACTATCATCTGGCGCACTTCCGGCTGACGCGCGTAACGTATCATGCCACCGGTGCTGAGCACGGCGTCGGCCAGTTTATCCACTTCGGGGCGGCACTCGGGGTGCACCACCACTCTGGCCTGAGGGTATTTACTTTTTAGCTCCAAAATATGCTGCGGCAGTATGCGGGCGTGGGTGGGGCAGAAACCGGGCCACAGGTGCAGTTTTTTGCCTGTCTGCGAGGCTACCCACTGCCCCAGGTATTTGTCCGGCACGAAGATGATTTCCTGCTGCGGCAGGCTTTCCACCACCTTCACGGCGTTGGAGGATGTGCAGCAGATGTCGCTTTCCGCCTTGACCTCAGCCGATGAATTGACATAACAAACCACAGGCAGGCCGGGAAGCTCCTTTTTCTTTTCGCGCAGCTTTTCGGCGGTGATCATATCGGCCATGGGGCAGCCGGCATGGGGGTCGGGCAGTAGCACTGTCTTCCCGGGTGAAAGGATATAGGCCGTTTCAGCCATAAAATGCACGCCGCAGAAGACGATGACATCCGCCTCCGTCCTGGCCGCCTGCTGCGAAAGCTCCAGCGAATCACCAACGAAATCGGCGGCGTCCTGTATCTCGGCAGGCTGGTAGTTGTGCGCCAGGATGACGGCCTTGCGCTCATCTTTCAGGCGCTGGATTTTATCGTTCAACTCTGAATTAGTGTTCATGGCATATACTATTAGGACAGCGAGGTCAGCTAGCCCACGTAATCCTTGTACTTCACGCTCGCGTCATAGAATGCCTTCCAGAAGGGGTCGACGTTAGGGTGTTTGAAGGGAGCGGCTTTTCCGTCTTTAACCAGTATCATGCCTCTGGAGGCCTCAGTAAACTCGCCGGCGATGGAAGCCTTGATGCCTCTATCAATAATAGCCTTGACCACCTGCTGCGCCCTGTGCGGGCGGCAGGCGATGATAAGCGTGCCCTCGCTGATGGAGGCATAGGGGTCGATGCCGAACAGCCCGCAGATTTCCTTGACGCAGTCTTCTACCACTATCTTTTCCTGCTCCACTCGGATGCCGCATCCGGCGGCTTCGGCCACCTCGTAAAGCCCGCCCCAGATGCCGCACTCTGTGGCGTCATGCATGGCGCTGACACCCTGGTCGCGCACGCCGCAGCCCACCGCCAGCCGGGCTTCCTCCACCACCGACATTTTGTAAAACAGCTTTTCGGCACGCTGCGCGAAGTCCAGACCGAACTGCTTTTGCATCAGTTTGGGGAACATGGTGGCGAAGATGCCGCTGGCCTCTATGGCCGGTCCCTTGGTGATGATGAGGGCGTCGCCCGGTTTGATGAAGCGCGGGCTTACGTAGCTGTCCAGAGCTCCCACACCGACCACCGTGGCGCCGCCGACCATGGGGTAGTGGCAGCCCTCATAGCGCGCTGTGTGGCCGGTGATGATGGCGATGCCAAGCCTCTTGCACTCGTGGTGCATTGTGTCCCACATTACGGTCAGCTGCTGTTTGGTCATTTCCATGGGCAAATTGAGGTCGATGCTGAGGTATCTGGGAGGCAGACCGGAAGTCACCGAGTCGGAAACCAGAATATGGATGGCGAACCAGGCTGCACGTTCCCAGCCGTACTGCGGAACAATGAACACGGGGTCGCAGGTAAAGGAGACTGCCTGCCCGCCGATTTCGGCGATGCCCACATCGGTGCCGTGGCGCGGCCCCACCAGGACATGTTTGTCATCGGCGCCCAGGCGCGGGAAGATGAGTTCGCTGAAAATTTCGGCGGATATCTTGCCTATTTCAGGTATTTCGGCCATAACTGTCACTTCCTTTAATGTCTATAAACAATAAAGCAGACCTTGCGGTCAGGCCGGGTAAAATGCCTGCCTGAAGACCTGCCTTACGGATTACACGAGCTGTCGTCCAGGGAATGCAGAAAGATGTCGGGAATGGCGGGCACCTGCCTCTGTACCCA from the Dehalococcoidia bacterium genome contains:
- a CDS encoding DUF4412 domain-containing protein; this encodes MKKVFGISLSLVIVATLFMGCGGKGSNTTTSSSPVVTTTKATATSSAPATSSASATTSTATATSTTTTAASSTPVSSTPAVSGNDLATILAKAAGYTSYSCDVSMTSSGTTTTSKYWIKMGNPTKFKMESTVAGQTTVTIFNGTRYYLYMPDSKSAMVITVPPAQPSDANSTTQYNPKYVGSKTVNGYACAGFEYTASGVLTTMWISTQYGVAVEITSSTGTIDYSNFNFAALPDSTFELPAGTTIITF
- the cysE gene encoding serine O-acetyltransferase translates to MREDIQNVFAKDPAARSWLEVLTCYPGLHALWNHRVAHWMWTHHLKLAGRMVSQCSRFFTNIEIHPGAKIGRRFFIDHGAGVVIGETSEIGDDVLMYAGTELAGTTLNKGKRHPTIGSGVVIGAGAIILGAITIGDGAKVGAGSVVTRPVPAGATVVGVPGHIVEEHRKMVVDLEHGKLPDPVAEAIRLVLNEQTKLEERLKKLEKGSGITVPPDELRQHVRRIVKEFSQGSNGDENDVEWMI
- a CDS encoding divalent-cation tolerance protein CutA, which codes for MAENDGFIAVHITTKDETEARKLAGLLLEQKKAACVNIIPGVSTLYRWQGKIESGTESLMIVKTRRSLLHDIIALVKANHSYQVPEVIALPIDGGSPDYLAWLEDEIEGASAGGASPCASE
- the nadA gene encoding quinolinate synthase NadA, producing the protein MNTNSELNDKIQRLKDERKAVILAHNYQPAEIQDAADFVGDSLELSQQAARTEADVIVFCGVHFMAETAYILSPGKTVLLPDPHAGCPMADMITAEKLREKKKELPGLPVVCYVNSSAEVKAESDICCTSSNAVKVVESLPQQEIIFVPDKYLGQWVASQTGKKLHLWPGFCPTHARILPQHILELKSKYPQARVVVHPECRPEVDKLADAVLSTGGMIRYARQPEVRQMIVGTELGIIHRLQKENPGKDFIPVCPQAVCPNMKLTTLEKVLWCLEDMKPRVVVPEDVRVKAKTAVERMLQVV
- a CDS encoding AIR synthase — translated: MAEIPEIGKISAEIFSELIFPRLGADDKHVLVGPRHGTDVGIAEIGGQAVSFTCDPVFIVPQYGWERAAWFAIHILVSDSVTSGLPPRYLSIDLNLPMEMTKQQLTVMWDTMHHECKRLGIAIITGHTARYEGCHYPMVGGATVVGVGALDSYVSPRFIKPGDALIITKGPAIEASGIFATMFPKLMQKQFGLDFAQRAEKLFYKMSVVEEARLAVGCGVRDQGVSAMHDATECGIWGGLYEVAEAAGCGIRVEQEKIVVEDCVKEICGLFGIDPYASISEGTLIIACRPHRAQQVVKAIIDRGIKASIAGEFTEASRGMILVKDGKAAPFKHPNVDPFWKAFYDASVKYKDYVG